The genomic window CCGCCGAAGGTGCCGCCGAGCCCGCCGGGCTGCGACGCGTCCATGATCTCGGCGCGTCCGGTGACCGCCGCAAGCGGCAGGCCCGCCGCGATGCCCTTGGCGGAGAGGACGAGGTCGGGCACCCAGCCGAAGTGCTCGGACGCGTAGTACCGACCGGTCCGGGCCATGCCCGACTGGATCTCGTCGGCGATCATCACGACGCCGTTCGCCGTGCACCACTCCTGGAGCGCGGGCAGGAAGCCCTCGGCGGGCACCATGAAGCCGCCCTCGCCCTGGATCGGCTCGACGACGAGGCAGGCCAGGTCGGTCGCGCCGACGACCTTCTCGAGCCAGCCGATCGTGCGCGCCGCGGCCTCGGCGCCCGAGAGGCCGTCGCGGTAGGGGTAGGAGCTGGGGGCGTGGTAGACGTCGCCGGCGAGCGGGCCGAAGCCGGTCGCGTACGGCATGGCCTTGTAGTTCATGGCCATCGTGAGGTTCGTGCGACCGTGGTAGGCGTGGTCGAGTACCGCGACGGCGCGCCGGCCGGTGTACTTGCGGGCGATCTTGACGCCGTTCTCGACGGCCTCGGCGCCAGAGTTGACGAGCACCGACTTCTTGGCGAAGTCGCCGGGCGTGTGCTCGGCGAGCAGCTCGGCGACGCGCACGTACTCCTCGTAGGGCGTGATCGTGAACAGCGTGTGCAACACGTCGCGCGCCTGCGCGACGGCGGCCTCGACGACGCGCGCGGGGGTGTGGCCCGCGGTCGTCACGCCGATGCCGGCGCCGAAGTCGAGGAAGTGGTTGCCGTCGACGTCGACGAGCACGGCGCCGTTGGCGCGCTCGATGTAGACGGGCAGGACGCTCGAGACGCCCGAGGAGACGACCGCGGTGCGTCGGGCGTGCAGCTCCTGCGACCGCGGGCCGGGGATCGCGGTGACGATCCGTCGCTCCTGCGGCACGGCGGGCACCGCGGCGGCGGGGGGTGCGGGCAGGGGTTCGACAGGGGTCTGCGTGTCAGTCATGATCCGACCAGCTTATCCCCGCGGGTCCGCGGCGCCGGGGGCGGCGTGGTGCAGAATCGACGACGACGCACGCGAGGGAAGGAACGGCATGCTCGGCGAACACCACTACGCGATCGAGGTCGAATGGCAGGGCGACCGGGGCACGGGGACCTCCTCGTACCGGGCCTACGGGCGCGGGCACGCGGTGCGCGCCGAGGGCAAGCTGCACGAGATCGCCGGCTCGAGCGACCGGGCGTTCCACGGCGACCGCGAGCGGTGGAATCCCGAGGAACTCCTGCTCGCCGCGCTGAGCGAGTGCCACATGCTCTCCTACCTCCACGTCGCGACGCTGCACGGCGTGGTGGTCGTCGAGTACAGGGATGCGGCGACCGCGCGCATGCTCGAGGACGGCCGCGGCGGCGGGCGGCTCGTCGAGGCCGTGCT from Agromyces aurantiacus includes these protein-coding regions:
- the gabT gene encoding 4-aminobutyrate--2-oxoglutarate transaminase; amino-acid sequence: MTDTQTPVEPLPAPPAAAVPAVPQERRIVTAIPGPRSQELHARRTAVVSSGVSSVLPVYIERANGAVLVDVDGNHFLDFGAGIGVTTAGHTPARVVEAAVAQARDVLHTLFTITPYEEYVRVAELLAEHTPGDFAKKSVLVNSGAEAVENGVKIARKYTGRRAVAVLDHAYHGRTNLTMAMNYKAMPYATGFGPLAGDVYHAPSSYPYRDGLSGAEAAARTIGWLEKVVGATDLACLVVEPIQGEGGFMVPAEGFLPALQEWCTANGVVMIADEIQSGMARTGRYYASEHFGWVPDLVLSAKGIAAGLPLAAVTGRAEIMDASQPGGLGGTFGGNPVACAAAIAVFEAIDEEDLLAEGRRIEATLTAGLERLRAEHDVIGDIRGHGAMIAIELVQPGTAETTKAPNADAVGRIVSFAAERGVLFLSAGTWGNVLRFLPSLRMTDALIEDALGVLDEALAALA
- a CDS encoding OsmC family protein, with product MLGEHHYAIEVEWQGDRGTGTSSYRAYGRGHAVRAEGKLHEIAGSSDRAFHGDRERWNPEELLLAALSECHMLSYLHVATLHGVVVVEYRDAATARMLEDGRGGGRLVEAVLRPRVTVADASMRELAASLHHEASEKCFIAASVNFPVRHEPVALVRGEAVQLAGSAAEAGPSGTGGAAGGHG